Proteins encoded together in one Lathyrus oleraceus cultivar Zhongwan6 chromosome 5, CAAS_Psat_ZW6_1.0, whole genome shotgun sequence window:
- the LOC127080768 gene encoding uncharacterized protein LOC127080768, whose amino-acid sequence MEAWNRLEDIFQDNQNARAVTLEQEFSNTRMEDYPNVLAYCQRLKMLFDQLRNVGSLVNNHRLVLQLISGLSEAYRSVATLILQSNPLLAFYQARSMLTLEGDGMAKMENTGSYAAMHTTHPKPTEDTSQRGNRRPDNCSRSRGNQGRRGGRGNRSAPLSGAPNAPSPWSAPPCQQQ is encoded by the coding sequence ATGGAAGCATGGAATCGCTTGGAAGATATTTTTCAAGACAACCAAAATGCTCGAGCTGTCACTCTTGAGCAAGAGTTTTCTAACACTCGTATGGAGGATTATCCCAATGTCTTAGCTTACTGTCAGCGTCTTAAGATGCTTTTCGATCAATTGAGAAATGTCGGCTCCCTTGTCAACAATCATCGTCTGGTCCTTCAGTTGATCTCTGGTCTCTCAGAAGCTTACCGTAGTGTTGCTACTTTAATTCTCCAGAGCAATCCTCTTCTGGCATTCTATCAGGCTCGTTCCATGCTCACTTTGGAAGGAGACGGTATGGCTAAGATGGAAAATACAGGCTCTTATGCTGCTATGCACACCACTCATCCAAAACCTACTGAAGACACCTCTCAGCGTGGCAACCGCCGCCCCGACAACTGTTCTCGCTCTCGTGGCAACCAAGGTCGCAGAGGGGGACGTGGTAACCGTAGTGCACCTTTGTCTGGAGCTCCCAACGCTCCCTCACCTTGGTCCGCTCCTCCTTGTCAACAACAATAA
- the LOC127084810 gene encoding disease resistance protein RPM1: MAEIAVSLVIDQLLPLLREEVKLFRGIHKEFADIKDELENIQAFLKDPDKRAPTTEGVKIWVKQVREAAFRIEDIIDEYIIQVGQQPRVPGFRSLLHKLKTILSRRRIASEIQDIKSYVQGIKERSERYGFQRSLEHGPSNSTEIRNSKWHHPRLAALYMEESEVLGFEEPRKRLIDWMVKGRDERTVVSVVGMGGQGKTTLAKKVFDSKDLVRHFDSRVWITVSQSYNVEDLLREMLIKFSKEKGDGAPRDISQMDRGSLTEQVRNYLQQKRYIVVFDDVWSVHFWDDIEYAVIDNKSGSRILITTRNQNIVVSCKKSSFTEMLELQPLTQEQSLELFNKKAFKFDYDGCCPKELTAIANEIVQKCNGLPLAIVTIGGLLSTREKTGFEWHRFRENLSLELKKDTNLIGIKEILGLSYDDLPYYLKSCLLYFAIYPEDYVVRSKTLIRHWIAEGFVKEERGKTLEEVAEEYLTELIHRNLVQVSSLRYDGKVKRCRVHDLIRDMILEINEDLNFCKHISDDEQSNLSGIVRRLLVTTELRTGLDDLNLHIERLHVRSLFFFSNDLSFMHFWRIPKKFRLLKVLDYEHQRLVPPPHEVGSLIHLKYLSFNYIINGKIPKSIGMLLNLETFDARHAVIELPKEISKLRKLRHLISHRISLIHLKKGIGEMTSLQTFRNVDLNMDGAAEVIKELGKLKQMRDLGLLNVNEEDGSILSSSINEMKHLEKLNVQSICLDLISPPTMLRKLSLVGRLKKLPKSIPEHQNLVVLRLKRSYLSEDPMQSLKSLQHLLILSLTHKAFEGLSLHFEDGGFEKLKELYVEGLSELRVIIIERGALPSLKKLQLLSLFNLKNLPKGILHLEKLEVLNVQVGIYTKDLIRITGHMPTVKINYRVI, encoded by the coding sequence ATGGCGGAAATTGCAGTCTCATTAGTTATTGACCAACTACTTCCACTCTTAAGGGAAGAAGTGAAGCTGTTTAGAGGTATTCACAAGGAGTTTGCTGATATTAAAGATGAACTTGAAAATATTCAAGCGTTCCTTAAGGATCCTGATAAAAGAGCTCCAACAACGGAAGGAGTCAAAATATGGGTGAAGCAAGTTAGGGAAGCAGCTTTTCGCATTGAAGATATCATTGATGAGTATATCATCCAGGTAGGACAGCAACCTCGTGTTCCTGGCTTTCGATCTTTACTCCATAAACTCAAGACTATTCTCTCTCGGCGTCGAATAGCCTCTGAGATTCAAGACATTAAGTCATATGTTCAAGGGATCAAGGAAAGAAGTGAAAGATATGGCTTCCAACGTTCTCTTGAACATGGACCAAGCAATTCTACGGAGATCCGGAATTCTAAATGGCATCACCCTCGATTGGCTGCTCTTTACATGGAAGAATCTGAAGTTCTGGGCTTTGAAGAGCCAAGGAAAAGATTGATTGATTGGATGGTAAAGGGAAGGGATGAGCGCACTGTAGTTTCTGTGGTAGGAATGGGAGGGCAAGGAAAAACCACTCTTGCTAAGAAAGTTTTTGACAGCAAGGATCTAGTCCGTCACTTCGATTCTCGTGTTTGGATCACAGTCTCTCAATCATATAATGTTGAAGACTTGTTGAGGGAGATGCTGATAAAGTTTTCCAAAGAAAAAGGAGACGGTGCTCCTAGGGATATTTCTCAAATGGATCGAGGGTCATTGACCGAACAAGTGCGAAACTACTTGCAGCAAAAGAGGTACATCGTCGTGTTTGATGATGTTTGGAGTGTGCATTTTTGGGATGATATTGAATACGCTGTAATTGATAATAAAAGTGGAAGTAGGATACTTATCACAACTAGGAACCAAAATATTGTGGTTTCATGTAAAAAATCTTCTTTCACTGAGATGCTTGAATTGCAACCTCTAACTCAAGAACAATCTCTAGAGCTGTTCAATAAGAAGGCATTCAAATTTGACTATGACGGGTGCTGTCCAAAAGAGCTTACTGCTATAGCCAATGAAATTGTTCAAAAATGTAATGGCTTACCACTAGCAATTGTTACCATTGGTGGTCTTTTGTCTACAAGAGAGAAAACTGGGTTTGAGTGGCATAGATTTAGAGAAAACCTGAGCTTAGAGCTAAAGAAAGATACAAATTTAATTGGGATAAAAGAAATTCTTGGTTTAAGCTATGATGATTTGCCTTATTATCTCAAGTCATGCTTGTTGTATTTTGCAATATATCCGGAAGATTATGTGGTTAGATCAAAGACTCTGATTCGTCACTGGATAGCGGAAGGGTTTGTGAAGGAGGAAAGGGGGAAGACATTGGAAGAAGTAGCAGAAGAATATTTAACAGAGCTAATCCATAGAAACTTGGTGCAAGTATCCTCGCTTAGATATGATGGTAAGGTTAAACGCTGTCGTGTTCATGATCTAATACGCGATATGATTCTTGAAATCAATGAGGATTTAAATTTTTGCAAGCATATTAGTGATGATGAACAATCAAACTTAAGTGGAATTGTTCGACGCTTGTTAGTAACTACCGAATTAAGAACGGGTCTTGATGATTTAAATTTGCATATTGAAAGGTTGCATGTTCGGTCATTGTTTTTTTTTAGCAATGATCTAAGTTTCATGCATTTTTGGAGAATCCCTAAGAAATTCAGGTTATTGAAGGTTCTTGATTATGAACATCAGCGATTAGTCCCTCCTCCTCATGAGGTTGGAAGTCTAATCCATTTGAAGTATTTAAGTTTCAATTATATTATAAATGGTAAAATCCCAAAATCCATTGGCATGCTCCTGAACCTAGAGACCTTTGATGCAAGACATGCAGTGATTGAGTTGCCAAAGGAGATTAGCAAGCTTAGAAAGCTAAGACATCTTATCAGCCACCGAATATCTTTAATTCATTTAAAGAAAGGTATTGGAGAGATGACATCCCTACAAACGTTTCGTAATGTTGATTTAAATATGGATGGAGCTGCAGAGGTAATAAAAGAGTTAGGAAAGCTGAAACAGATGAGGGATTTGGGGTTGCTTAATGTTAATGAGGAAGATGGAAGCATTCTGTCTTCTTCAATCAATGAAATGAAACACTTGGAGAAACTAAATGTTCAATCCATTTGTTTGGATTTGATTTCTCCACCAACTATGCTTCGAAAACTTTCACTTGTTGGGAGGTTAAAGAAGTTGCCAAAGTCGATTCCAGAGCATCAGAATCTTGTTGTGTTGAGGTTAAAGAGGTCCTATTTATCCGAAGATCCAATGCAATCCCTAAAAAGTTTGCAGCACTTGTTGATCCTCTCTCTGACCCACAAAGCCTTTGAAGGTTTATCTTTGCATTTTGAAGATGGAGGGTTTGAGAAACTAAAGGAACTGTATGTTGAGGGTTTATCTGAATTGAGAGTTATTATTATCGAAAGAGGAGCTCTTCCTTCTCTGAAAAAGCTTCAGTTACTCTCGCTCTTCAATCTCAAGAATTTACCCAAAGGAATCCTACACCTAGAAAAGCTTGAAGTTCTGAATGTTCAGGTGGGCATTTATACTAAGGATTTGATTCGGATCACGGGGCATATGCCGACTGTTAAAATAAATTATCGTGTTATTTAA